The following coding sequences are from one Ruminococcus flavefaciens AE3010 window:
- a CDS encoding exopolysaccharide biosynthesis polyprenyl glycosylphosphotransferase yields MHTQSKYPWLRHIDFLIVDLFALLISFTVAFLIKFHGFWFVKSEIWSNVVWTRLVFLITAADVLFTFVMNSYGKIFKRRYYMEIIQAFRLTIYNSISVAMILYIFKRGEDYSRTVFILTYVFYFMFSLNMKYMWKKLIVSGKIKIKPKKPSTLFVIAEKNNIDAILANINSEASDSFEVRGMYLTDNTELTEYREIPITNSDFADHIIKNNITDVLLAVPPSSIKTEDYRKLIENAVGVHISVESTVGMQTEDQFVSNVGIYKTLSVGAFTFSLSQLMYLVIKRMLDILFGLIVLVLLIPIIFFIKISYLLSGDKADIFYTQKRVGKNGKNIKILKFRTMVPNADKKLAELLKDEKYRTEWELNQKLTNDPRITKVGAFLRKTSIDELPQAINLIKGDMSLVGPRPLIEGELEAHNGLKLYQRVKPGITGWWACNGRSNIDYRQRLELEYYYIKHFSIYIDILCVIRTVFAVIFGYGAE; encoded by the coding sequence ATGCACACACAAAGTAAGTATCCATGGCTCAGACATATTGATTTTTTGATAGTTGATTTGTTTGCTTTGCTTATTTCGTTTACTGTAGCTTTTCTGATCAAATTTCATGGCTTTTGGTTCGTAAAAAGTGAAATTTGGTCTAATGTAGTTTGGACACGTCTCGTATTTTTGATAACTGCTGCAGATGTATTATTTACTTTTGTTATGAATTCATATGGCAAAATATTTAAGCGGAGATACTATATGGAAATAATCCAGGCATTTCGGTTGACCATATATAATTCAATCTCAGTAGCTATGATCCTGTACATCTTTAAACGCGGAGAAGATTATTCAAGAACAGTATTTATTCTAACATATGTTTTTTATTTTATGTTTTCACTTAACATGAAGTATATGTGGAAAAAACTCATAGTATCCGGAAAAATCAAAATCAAACCCAAAAAACCGAGTACTTTATTTGTCATAGCCGAAAAAAACAATATAGATGCGATTCTTGCCAATATCAATTCTGAAGCTTCTGACTCTTTTGAAGTTAGAGGTATGTATCTGACTGATAATACTGAATTAACTGAATACAGGGAGATTCCGATTACCAATTCTGATTTTGCTGACCATATTATAAAGAATAATATAACCGATGTATTGCTTGCAGTTCCTCCTTCATCGATTAAAACGGAAGATTATCGTAAGCTTATAGAAAATGCCGTGGGTGTTCATATAAGTGTTGAATCAACGGTCGGAATGCAGACAGAAGACCAGTTTGTAAGCAATGTTGGCATTTATAAGACATTGAGTGTTGGAGCTTTCACATTCAGTCTTAGTCAGCTCATGTATCTTGTAATTAAACGAATGCTGGACATTTTGTTCGGTCTCATAGTTCTTGTGCTTCTTATACCAATTATCTTTTTTATAAAGATCAGTTATCTGCTTTCAGGAGACAAGGCAGATATTTTTTATACGCAAAAAAGAGTCGGTAAAAACGGGAAAAACATTAAGATACTAAAGTTCAGAACGATGGTTCCTAACGCTGATAAAAAGCTTGCGGAGTTACTTAAAGATGAAAAATATCGAACCGAATGGGAACTGAACCAGAAACTCACAAATGATCCGCGAATAACTAAAGTAGGAGCCTTCCTCAGAAAAACATCTATTGATGAACTGCCACAAGCTATAAATCTGATAAAAGGGGATATGAGCCTTGTAGGGCCTCGACCACTGATTGAAGGTGAACTTGAGGCGCACAACGGACTTAAGCTTTATCAGAGAGTAAAACCAGGAATAACAGGTTGGTGGGCATGTAACGGAAGGTCAAATATCGATTATCGTCAAAGATTGGAATTGGAGTATTACTATATCAAACATTTTTCAATCTATATAGACATTCTATGCGTTATCAGAACGGTATTTGCAGTAATATTTGGTTACGGAGCGGAGTAA
- a CDS encoding glycosyltransferase family 4 protein: protein MKKLLFITTRIFWPANSGRKVSLYYYCKGLHEKYGYDIYLYSFLEADQDKEECIKNKPNFIKEIKFAKKLKKTEIITNLFFKSFLGDTMPLQCSLMLSKSNEKRIKEYYKKHKFRVIITDMIRTAPYIKAFSNEDCVKILDMDDLLSKRYRRTLKNDNSGENFLGQFSKFLPGFVNKYVVPKVKKIVLKSEIKRLDSAEASYSKQYDHVIFVSENETKELNKRLGFFKCVTVTLGVDYDYFSEEIQVDKNNNYIAFVGNFGYTPNIDSLKIIINNILPGLPSEVKLLAVGKAPKELIESLQSNNVEFTGMVEDIRLYVKQCSVFLSPISYGSGIKTKILEAMAMGLPVVTNSIGAEGISAENGYEIVVVDNYKEMIKAVNKLLSDKEYARKVGEAGQRYVRTHHLWDSVLQGFDELVP from the coding sequence ATGAAGAAATTATTATTTATCACTACAAGGATCTTTTGGCCGGCAAACAGTGGAAGAAAGGTTTCTCTTTATTATTATTGCAAAGGGCTTCATGAAAAATACGGCTATGACATATATTTGTATTCTTTTTTGGAAGCCGATCAAGATAAAGAAGAATGTATTAAGAACAAACCGAACTTTATTAAAGAAATAAAATTTGCTAAAAAATTAAAAAAGACTGAAATTATAACTAACTTGTTTTTTAAATCATTTTTAGGAGATACGATGCCCTTACAATGCTCATTAATGCTGAGTAAATCTAACGAAAAACGAATAAAAGAATACTATAAAAAGCATAAATTCAGGGTAATAATAACGGATATGATCAGGACTGCTCCGTATATCAAGGCGTTTAGTAATGAAGATTGCGTTAAAATCCTGGATATGGATGACTTGTTATCAAAAAGGTATCGCCGAACTCTTAAAAATGATAATTCCGGTGAGAATTTTTTGGGACAATTCAGTAAGTTTTTACCTGGATTCGTAAATAAGTATGTTGTTCCTAAAGTAAAAAAAATAGTGTTAAAGTCTGAGATTAAACGATTGGATTCTGCAGAGGCTTCCTATTCTAAACAGTATGACCATGTTATATTTGTATCGGAGAACGAAACAAAGGAATTGAATAAAAGGCTTGGTTTTTTTAAATGTGTCACAGTAACCCTTGGAGTAGATTATGATTATTTTTCTGAAGAAATACAAGTAGACAAGAATAATAATTATATTGCTTTTGTTGGTAATTTTGGGTATACACCGAATATCGATTCATTAAAAATAATTATAAATAATATTCTTCCTGGGCTACCTTCAGAAGTAAAACTGTTAGCTGTAGGAAAAGCACCAAAAGAATTAATAGAGTCTTTACAAAGTAATAATGTTGAATTTACAGGCATGGTAGAGGATATTCGTCTTTACGTAAAGCAATGTTCAGTGTTCCTATCGCCTATATCATATGGAAGCGGAATTAAAACAAAGATACTTGAAGCAATGGCGATGGGATTGCCTGTTGTAACGAATAGTATTGGAGCTGAGGGAATTTCAGCAGAGAATGGATATGAAATAGTTGTTGTTGATAATTATAAAGAAATGATAAAGGCTGTTAATAAACTGTTATCCGATAAAGAATATGCAAGAAAAGTTGGTGAAGCTGGTCAGAGATATGTAAGGACTCATCATTTATGGGATAGTGTATTGCAGGGATTTGATGAACTTGTTCCATAG
- a CDS encoding NAD-dependent epimerase/dehydratase family protein, with protein MNKTIIVTGATSMIGTAIIREYLRNDVKRIYAVVRPDSQNISRLPHDERITIVESEVSGYGKLTDLINDKCDVFFHIAWDGTGATREKSTVGQANNIIYTLNALAAAKTLGCVKFVGAGSQAEYGRLDVPEISEESPTKPVIPYGIAKFAAGQLALAEARKIDISCFWVRIFSVFGLYDKNTSMISNAVQKMKAGERMSFTPALQRWEYLHCDDAARAFYLIGEKSVGQKVYCLGSGQPRQLKEFIYAIRDIVNPYAELGIGDIPYKGTEVMNLCADITLLNHDTGWKPEIDFDEGIKRLVLG; from the coding sequence ATGAATAAAACAATAATCGTTACAGGTGCTACAAGTATGATTGGCACAGCTATTATAAGAGAGTATCTTAGAAATGATGTAAAAAGAATCTATGCTGTTGTAAGACCTGATAGCCAAAATATTTCAAGGCTTCCGCATGACGAGAGAATTACTATAGTTGAGAGTGAAGTGTCCGGCTACGGCAAGCTTACTGACCTTATCAATGATAAGTGCGATGTTTTTTTTCATATTGCATGGGACGGAACAGGTGCGACACGCGAAAAAAGTACAGTTGGGCAGGCAAACAACATTATTTACACATTGAATGCTCTAGCAGCCGCAAAGACTCTTGGCTGTGTAAAATTCGTAGGTGCTGGTTCACAGGCTGAATACGGCAGACTTGATGTTCCTGAAATCAGTGAGGAAAGTCCCACTAAGCCGGTTATACCTTATGGCATCGCCAAGTTTGCAGCTGGACAGCTTGCACTTGCTGAAGCAAGAAAGATAGATATATCATGTTTCTGGGTAAGAATTTTCAGTGTTTTTGGATTGTATGACAAAAACACTTCAATGATCAGCAACGCTGTTCAGAAAATGAAGGCAGGCGAACGAATGTCATTCACACCTGCACTTCAAAGATGGGAATATCTGCATTGTGACGACGCGGCAAGAGCATTTTACCTTATAGGAGAAAAGTCAGTAGGTCAGAAGGTATACTGTCTCGGAAGTGGGCAGCCAAGGCAACTCAAGGAATTTATATATGCGATAAGGGATATCGTGAATCCTTATGCTGAACTTGGAATAGGTGATATTCCTTATAAAGGCACAGAAGTTATGAATCTATGTGCCGATATTACTTTACTTAATCATGATACGGGGTGGAAACCGGAAATAGATTTTGATGAGGGAATAAAACGGTTAGTTTTGGGGTAA
- a CDS encoding thiamine pyrophosphate-binding protein, which yields MKQRVSDYIADFLVSHDIRDVFTVTGGGAMYLNDSFGHHPHLHCTYNHNEQASSMAAEAYARIDNRIAAVCVTTGPGATNAITGVAGGWMDSIPMLVFSGQARYATTVYASGLKLRTRGVQEFDIIGSVQNMTKYCELVKNASDIRYVLEKAYHIATTGRPGPCWLDIPMDVQGAIIETDELQGYTPDDNADMISADTVSEIIRRIKSAERPVLFVGNGVRLAGAHEEFLKLVEKLNIPVVTGMSSIDAIGSAHRLYVGRSGGTGDRAGNFAVQNSDLLLSLGSRLSFFQTGFNYKTWARAAYKIINDIDDQELEKDSINADMKVCYDVKSLIEALIEALPESLEEKSVWTKQCAVWREKYPVVLDKHRNDIKPNIYAFYDAFTRKLGSDDKLVVSVGTSRVAGSQASFITEGMRFITNPSIAAMGYCLPAAIGVCVANNNKKTYLVTGDGSFQMNIQELQTIVQNKMPITVFLMNNQGYHSIRMTQHNYFGDPLVGVGPESHDLSFPDLEKLAPAYEFAFLRCEKMEDMVFAIDWAIAQNVPCICEMMLSTEQITEPKAASKRLEDGSMVSAPLEDMAPFLSKEELESNMYI from the coding sequence ATGAAGCAAAGGGTATCAGATTATATTGCTGACTTTCTTGTTAGTCATGATATCAGAGATGTGTTTACAGTTACTGGCGGAGGAGCAATGTATTTAAATGATTCCTTTGGTCATCATCCGCATCTTCATTGTACTTATAATCATAATGAACAGGCTTCATCAATGGCTGCAGAGGCATATGCGCGAATCGATAATCGAATCGCGGCTGTTTGCGTTACTACTGGTCCTGGAGCAACAAATGCTATTACTGGCGTTGCGGGTGGATGGATGGATTCTATTCCAATGCTGGTATTCTCAGGACAAGCGCGTTATGCTACAACGGTTTATGCTTCTGGGTTGAAACTTAGAACACGCGGTGTTCAAGAATTTGACATTATCGGCAGTGTGCAGAACATGACAAAATACTGTGAACTGGTCAAGAATGCTTCCGACATTCGATATGTTCTTGAGAAAGCATATCATATTGCGACTACAGGCAGACCTGGTCCGTGCTGGCTGGATATTCCTATGGATGTTCAGGGAGCAATTATTGAAACTGACGAGCTGCAAGGATATACTCCTGATGATAATGCTGATATGATTTCAGCAGATACAGTCTCAGAGATTATTAGAAGGATAAAGTCTGCTGAAAGACCTGTTCTATTCGTAGGAAACGGCGTCCGTCTAGCAGGTGCACACGAAGAATTCTTGAAGTTGGTTGAAAAGCTGAATATTCCTGTAGTGACTGGCATGAGCAGTATTGACGCTATTGGTTCCGCGCACAGACTATACGTCGGACGTTCTGGCGGTACGGGTGACCGTGCAGGTAATTTTGCTGTTCAGAATTCTGATCTTTTGCTTTCTCTTGGAAGCAGACTGAGTTTTTTCCAGACGGGTTTCAATTACAAAACATGGGCGAGAGCCGCTTATAAGATTATAAATGACATTGATGATCAGGAACTTGAAAAAGACAGCATCAATGCTGATATGAAGGTATGCTACGATGTGAAGAGCCTTATTGAGGCTCTTATCGAGGCTCTTCCTGAATCGCTTGAAGAAAAGTCTGTATGGACAAAACAGTGTGCTGTTTGGCGTGAGAAATATCCTGTCGTGCTTGACAAGCACAGAAATGACATTAAACCTAATATATATGCGTTTTACGATGCTTTCACGAGAAAACTTGGTTCGGATGATAAACTAGTAGTAAGTGTCGGAACATCGAGAGTGGCAGGAAGTCAGGCAAGCTTTATTACAGAAGGAATGCGCTTCATTACAAATCCTTCTATCGCTGCAATGGGATACTGTTTGCCTGCTGCAATAGGGGTGTGTGTTGCAAATAACAATAAGAAAACATACCTTGTAACAGGCGACGGCAGTTTTCAGATGAATATTCAGGAACTTCAGACAATTGTCCAGAATAAAATGCCAATCACAGTATTTCTCATGAATAATCAAGGCTATCATTCTATCAGAATGACACAGCATAATTATTTTGGCGATCCGCTTGTTGGCGTTGGTCCTGAAAGCCATGACCTGAGTTTCCCTGATCTTGAAAAACTTGCTCCTGCATACGAATTCGCTTTTCTCAGATGTGAGAAAATGGAAGATATGGTGTTTGCGATAGACTGGGCAATTGCTCAGAATGTTCCGTGTATCTGCGAAATGATGCTTTCAACTGAGCAGATCACTGAACCAAAGGCAGCAAGCAAACGCCTCGAAGATGGTTCTATGGTATCAGCACCGCTTGAAGACATGGCTCCTTTCCTTTCAAAGGAAGAACTCGAAAGTAATATGTATATCTGA
- the rfbH gene encoding lipopolysaccharide biosynthesis protein RfbH: MANWKNEEEAREQIKKLVADYYHDFKEKKEPYKDGDRITYASRVFDEKEMQALTDATLDFWLTTGRFSDQFEKEFAQWIGVKYAHLVNSGSSANLIAFMALTAPELGDRQIRPGDEVITVACGFPTTVTPVLNYGAVPVFVDVTVPQYNIDVKKLEGALSSKTKAVMIAHTLGNPFDLKAVKAFCAKHNLWIVEDNCDALGTKYTIDGETKFSGTWGDIGTSSFYPPHHMTMGEGGCVYTNNPLLHRLILSFRDWGRDCICPSGRDNFCGHRFDGQFGELPVGYDHKYVYSHFGYNLKVTDMQAAIGCEQLKKFPSFIERRRHNWDRLHKALEPVAGKLILPEPAENSEPSWFGFLISVRPDSGLDRNKVTRYIEEHNVQTRLLFSGNLIKHPCFNQIRGTEAYRVAGDLTTTDFVMNNTFWVGVYPGMTDEMIDYMAKTIIEAVNN; this comes from the coding sequence ATGGCAAACTGGAAGAATGAAGAAGAAGCAAGAGAACAGATAAAGAAATTAGTGGCTGATTACTATCATGATTTTAAGGAGAAGAAAGAGCCTTATAAAGACGGCGATCGTATCACTTATGCATCTCGTGTATTTGATGAAAAGGAGATGCAGGCACTGACTGATGCCACACTTGATTTCTGGCTTACAACCGGTCGTTTCTCTGATCAATTTGAGAAAGAGTTTGCTCAGTGGATCGGTGTGAAGTATGCGCATCTTGTTAATTCCGGTTCTTCCGCTAACTTGATTGCATTCATGGCATTGACTGCTCCGGAACTTGGAGACAGACAGATTCGTCCCGGTGATGAAGTAATCACTGTAGCGTGTGGATTCCCGACAACAGTAACTCCTGTTTTGAATTATGGCGCTGTTCCTGTTTTCGTTGATGTGACGGTTCCTCAGTATAATATTGATGTTAAAAAACTTGAAGGCGCATTAAGCTCTAAGACAAAAGCAGTTATGATTGCTCATACTCTTGGTAATCCTTTTGATCTGAAGGCAGTTAAGGCATTCTGTGCTAAGCATAATCTTTGGATTGTTGAAGATAACTGTGATGCTCTTGGTACAAAGTATACCATTGATGGAGAAACTAAATTCAGCGGTACATGGGGCGATATTGGCACATCAAGTTTCTATCCGCCTCATCATATGACAATGGGTGAAGGTGGATGTGTATATACAAACAACCCTCTTCTTCATCGTTTGATTCTTTCTTTCCGTGATTGGGGACGTGACTGTATCTGTCCGTCTGGTCGTGATAACTTCTGCGGACATCGTTTTGACGGTCAGTTCGGTGAGCTTCCTGTTGGATATGATCATAAATATGTTTACAGCCACTTTGGTTATAATCTGAAAGTAACTGATATGCAGGCAGCTATTGGCTGTGAGCAGTTAAAGAAGTTCCCAAGTTTCATTGAAAGAAGAAGACACAATTGGGATAGACTCCATAAGGCGCTTGAGCCCGTAGCTGGTAAGCTGATTTTGCCGGAGCCTGCTGAAAACAGTGAGCCTTCTTGGTTCGGTTTCCTGATTTCTGTTCGCCCAGACAGCGGTCTTGACAGAAACAAGGTTACTCGCTATATTGAAGAACATAATGTTCAGACTCGTCTGCTTTTCAGCGGAAACCTCATCAAGCATCCTTGCTTCAATCAGATTCGCGGTACTGAAGCATATCGTGTTGCAGGTGATCTCACTACCACTGATTTTGTTATGAACAATACATTTTGGGTTGGTGTGTATCCTGGTATGACTGATGAGATGATAGACTATATGGCAAAAACTATTATTGAAGCTGTAAATAACTGA
- the rfbG gene encoding CDP-glucose 4,6-dehydratase: protein MFDLSFYKGKKVLLTGHTGFKGSWMTVMLVNVGAEVIGYSSCSKTETRLFDLCGIKDQITHIKGDVRDLHHLLAVFHEYQPEIVIHMAAQPIVRDSYKDPVGTYETNVIGTVNICEAVRQTPSVKSFLNVTTDKVYENKEWEWGYRENEPLDGYDPYSNSKSCSELVTHSYKSSFLDGKVAVSTARAGNVIGGGDFANDRIIPDCVRSAINGQDIIVRNPFSTRPYQHVLDPVYAYLMIAAIQYQDSKYASWYNVGPNDHDCFQTGALVDLFVKYWGTGLKWVNQHDDGPHEANFLKLDCSKLKTVFGWKPHWNIETAIEKVVEWSKAWVAGKDVRVVMDKQIKEFLEAK from the coding sequence ATGTTTGATTTAAGTTTTTATAAAGGAAAAAAAGTACTTCTTACAGGGCACACGGGGTTCAAAGGTTCTTGGATGACAGTTATGCTTGTGAATGTCGGAGCAGAAGTTATTGGATATTCAAGTTGTTCTAAAACTGAAACGAGACTTTTTGATCTGTGTGGTATTAAAGACCAAATCACACATATCAAGGGTGATGTGAGAGATTTGCATCACCTGCTTGCTGTTTTTCACGAATATCAGCCAGAAATTGTCATTCACATGGCTGCCCAGCCTATTGTTCGTGACAGCTATAAGGATCCTGTAGGAACATACGAAACAAATGTTATAGGTACTGTAAATATCTGTGAAGCAGTTCGTCAGACACCAAGTGTAAAGTCATTTCTTAATGTTACCACAGATAAAGTATATGAAAATAAGGAATGGGAATGGGGATATCGTGAAAACGAACCACTTGACGGATATGATCCCTACAGTAATTCAAAATCATGTTCTGAACTTGTTACACACAGTTATAAATCCTCATTTCTTGATGGAAAAGTAGCTGTATCGACTGCAAGAGCTGGTAATGTTATTGGTGGCGGTGATTTTGCTAATGACAGAATAATTCCTGACTGCGTAAGATCAGCTATCAATGGACAAGATATCATTGTAAGAAACCCTTTTTCCACTCGTCCATATCAGCATGTACTTGATCCTGTGTACGCTTACCTGATGATTGCGGCTATACAGTATCAAGACAGTAAATATGCTTCATGGTACAATGTTGGACCAAACGATCATGATTGTTTCCAGACAGGTGCTTTAGTTGATTTGTTTGTAAAGTATTGGGGGACTGGATTGAAATGGGTAAATCAGCATGACGATGGTCCGCATGAAGCTAATTTTCTAAAACTCGACTGTTCAAAGCTAAAAACAGTGTTCGGCTGGAAACCACACTGGAATATCGAAACAGCAATAGAAAAAGTTGTTGAATGGAGCAAAGCATGGGTAGCAGGTAAAGATGTACGTGTCGTAATGGATAAACAGATAAAAGAGTTTTTGGAGGCAAAATAA
- the rfbF gene encoding glucose-1-phosphate cytidylyltransferase, translating to MKVVLLAGGFGTRISEESAFKPKPLVEICEMPILWHIMKEYSYFGHNEFIICAGYKQQAIKEWFSEYFLNSSDITFDYRNKEEERIIHECRAEPWKVTVVDTGLHTMTGGRIKRIQKYIGNEPFLMTYGDGVCDVDINELIKYHMSHGKIATLTAVLQDQSKGVLDIGGDNAVKSFREKKISDGAPINAGYMVLNPEIFDYIEGDQTVFERDPLERLAIEGQLMSYMHKGFWQCMDNIREKKLLEKLLEGGQAPWKRWEE from the coding sequence ATGAAAGTCGTTTTGTTAGCAGGCGGTTTTGGTACAAGAATATCTGAAGAATCTGCTTTTAAACCGAAGCCGTTGGTCGAGATATGCGAAATGCCGATTTTATGGCACATAATGAAAGAGTATAGTTATTTTGGCCATAATGAGTTTATTATTTGTGCTGGATATAAACAGCAGGCTATAAAAGAGTGGTTTTCTGAGTATTTTCTTAACAGCAGCGATATAACATTCGATTATCGTAATAAAGAAGAGGAACGTATTATTCATGAATGCCGCGCTGAACCTTGGAAAGTTACAGTTGTTGACACCGGGCTTCATACCATGACAGGCGGACGAATCAAGCGCATCCAGAAATATATCGGTAATGAACCTTTTTTGATGACATATGGTGACGGAGTATGTGATGTTGATATCAATGAACTTATAAAGTATCATATGTCGCATGGAAAGATTGCTACTCTGACTGCAGTATTGCAGGATCAGTCAAAGGGGGTTCTCGATATCGGAGGCGATAATGCTGTAAAATCGTTTAGAGAGAAAAAGATTTCTGATGGTGCCCCGATCAATGCAGGTTATATGGTGTTGAATCCAGAAATATTCGATTACATCGAAGGAGATCAGACTGTGTTTGAACGTGATCCACTTGAGAGACTTGCAATTGAAGGACAGCTTATGTCATATATGCACAAAGGCTTTTGGCAGTGCATGGATAATATTCGTGAGAAGAAATTGCTTGAAAAACTTCTTGAAGGCGGACAGGCACCGTGGAAGAGATGGGAAGAATAA
- a CDS encoding flippase, with protein MENVSNIKKNTIFNTLKTVFGIIYPLITFPYISRVLLTDNVGKINFGNSIVSYVTLVASLGVNTYAIRECSKVKYDKNELSKISSQILSINIISSLVAYVALAIVLIFARPLENYRLLIIIQSTSVLFTTLGADWLNTAMEDFKFIAVRTICMQIAALLLMFIFIHKPEDYMIYAVISVVASSGANVVNIFYRKKYCKTGFTLKMNAKKHLPRILLLFSLILSQTIYVNSDITILGLIKGDHEVGLYSTSVKMYTIINTTIASIAWVVMPKLSLHFQQKNYSEINRLLKYALNYILVLGIPCVCGLEVIAPHLIILIAGEAYVDATISLRILGVAMMCSFIAGWIGNMTRIPAGRENVSLRISVISACINIILNLILIPKFGLNAAALTTAVSECFGMICGLILIDRKIKIDELSNMLIGPISGGVGIVLIGIASQLLFSKTWIITIVTVFVSVIWYFAVMLITKNEFFASFIKPIIFKIIRRE; from the coding sequence ATGGAAAATGTAAGTAATATTAAGAAAAATACTATTTTTAATACACTTAAAACAGTTTTCGGTATTATTTATCCACTAATAACATTCCCTTATATTTCAAGAGTTTTATTGACCGACAATGTAGGTAAGATTAACTTTGGAAATTCGATAGTGAGCTATGTTACTCTTGTAGCTTCTTTGGGAGTAAATACATATGCAATACGTGAATGTTCAAAAGTGAAATATGACAAAAATGAATTAAGTAAAATTTCAAGTCAAATATTATCAATTAATATAATATCATCGTTAGTAGCTTATGTTGCCTTAGCAATCGTTTTGATTTTTGCGAGACCGCTTGAGAATTACCGATTGTTAATTATTATTCAGAGCACATCAGTATTGTTTACCACTCTTGGAGCTGATTGGTTAAACACGGCGATGGAGGATTTCAAGTTTATTGCTGTTAGAACGATTTGTATGCAAATTGCTGCGCTGCTTTTAATGTTCATATTTATTCATAAACCGGAAGACTATATGATTTATGCCGTGATTTCTGTTGTTGCTTCAAGTGGTGCTAATGTAGTAAATATTTTTTATCGAAAAAAGTATTGCAAAACCGGGTTTACATTAAAGATGAATGCGAAAAAACATCTTCCTCGAATCCTATTGCTCTTTTCATTGATCTTATCGCAAACAATTTATGTGAATTCTGATATAACTATTCTTGGATTGATCAAGGGCGACCATGAAGTTGGACTTTATAGTACATCTGTTAAGATGTATACAATAATTAATACAACAATTGCATCAATTGCCTGGGTTGTAATGCCAAAACTTTCTCTGCATTTTCAACAAAAGAATTATAGTGAGATTAATAGACTTTTAAAATATGCTTTAAACTATATTTTGGTTTTGGGAATTCCTTGTGTATGTGGTTTAGAAGTAATAGCGCCTCATCTTATCATATTAATTGCTGGTGAAGCGTATGTTGATGCAACTATTTCTTTAAGAATACTGGGCGTTGCTATGATGTGTTCATTTATTGCTGGCTGGATTGGAAACATGACTAGAATACCAGCGGGGCGAGAGAATGTATCTCTTAGAATATCTGTAATAAGTGCTTGTATTAATATTATACTTAACTTGATTTTGATTCCAAAATTTGGATTGAACGCAGCGGCTTTAACTACTGCAGTATCTGAGTGTTTTGGAATGATATGTGGTTTAATTTTGATTGATCGAAAGATAAAAATCGACGAGCTTAGTAATATGCTTATAGGTCCTATTAGCGGTGGAGTTGGCATAGTATTAATTGGTATTGCTTCACAGTTACTATTTTCAAAGACTTGGATAATTACAATTGTAACTGTATTTGTCAGTGTGATCTGGTATTTTGCTGTTATGCTTATCACTAAAAATGAATTTTTTGCTAGTTTTATTAAACCAATTATATTCAAAATTATAAGGAGGGAATAG